DNA sequence from the Candidatus Saccharibacteria bacterium oral taxon 488 genome:
CGGCCAGCCAGAGGCGAGAGGTATCTCGACCTGACGGCTGGCTACGGCGGCCATGCCAGGGAATTCTTGACGAGAACGGATAATTACTTGGGCGCAGTGCTGGTTGATCGCGACGATAACGCGATTAACACGCTGGGCGATTTGGCTGAGAAAGGCGCGACGCTAATTCACAAGGATTTTGTGAGCGCAGCGCAGGATTTGGTCAAGCAGGGACGTACATTTGACGTGATTTTGGCTGATTTGGGGGTGTCGTCACCGCAGCTTGACAGAGCAGAGAGAGGTTTTTCGTTTCGGTTTGACGGGCCGCTGGATATGCGGATGGATAATCGGACGGAAATCACGGCAGCGGATATCGTCAATTCGTATTCGGTTGATGAGCTGACGCGGCTGATAACTCGTTACGGCGAGGAGAACCCAGGGCGGGCCAGGCGGATTGCGCAGGCAATCGCCAAAGCACGGCCGATTCGGGGAACGACCGAGCTGGCTGATCTGATCAAG
Encoded proteins:
- the rsmH gene encoding 16S rRNA (cytosine(1402)-N(4))-methyltransferase RsmH: MSIKEHPPQSEALQVSEPIHVPVLLEVTLDRLRPARGERYLDLTAGYGGHAREFLTRTDNYLGAVLVDRDDNAINTLGDLAEKGATLIHKDFVSAAQDLVKQGRTFDVILADLGVSSPQLDRAERGFSFRFDGPLDMRMDNRTEITAADIVNSYSVDELTRLITRYGEENPGRARRIAQAIAKARPIRGTTELADLIKHTVGRGGMKHHPATRTFQALRIEVNHELRLVEELLPLLPRLLNRGGRVGIISFHSLEDRLVKRYFWEQTAAGYEAELIVPEKKPVSGTEDVHNPRSRSAQFRYAVKT